One genomic region from Zalophus californianus isolate mZalCal1 chromosome 2, mZalCal1.pri.v2, whole genome shotgun sequence encodes:
- the LOC118356706 gene encoding zinc finger protein 597-like, which translates to MTSTLPTTGAQGPMLFEDLAVYFSQEEYVSLHPVQRSLSRDTTQECFEDMALMGGEGKTEISQQLNLESTGFEELAPENSSITVPLIYYPEKSETGVGDPERKVSGGAPACKKRFISLLITIENQTPLLELSQCLGTRALSEILEFPGEEAKNLYKCPECDESFSDNSYLVLHQKTHSGEKKYKCGDCGKIFNHRANLRTHRRIHTGEKPYKCAECGSSFRQHSHLSRHMNIHIKEKPHTCGICGRGFMWLPGLSQHQKTHAAKKAYECTDCGKYFGQKTNLALHERMHTSATQYQCTQCVKCFGQSSHLVLPEQGHADDSEHCSDCGENMLLFSKFKPLKCPECAKTFLRVSELISHQSIHRGEKPHKCKTWAKSFILDSELACHQKNHTGEEPFKCTMCGENFRLNMHLIVHQQTHTKTTM; encoded by the coding sequence ATGACGTCCACGCTTCCAACAACCGGGGCCCAGGGGCCAATGCTGTTTGAGGATCtggctgtgtatttttctcaAGAGGAGTATGTGAGTCTGCACCCTGTCCAGAGGTCCCTCAGCAGAGATACTACACAGGAGTGTTTCGAGGATATGGCCTTGATGGGAGGGGAAGGCAAGACTGAAATTTCTCAACAGTTAAATCTAGAGTCTACGGGATTTGAAGAACTTGCCCCAGAAAACTCCTCCATCACTGTGCCCCTTATCTATTACCCAGAAAAATCTGAGACTGGAGTTGGAGACCCAGAAAGGAAAGTATCAGGTGGAGCTCCGGCTTGCAAGAAAAGGTTCATAAGCCTATTAATTACCATTGAAAACCAAACTCCATTACTAGAACTGTCTCAGTGTTTAGGAACCAGAGCACTTTCTGAAATTCTTGAATTTCCTGGGGAAGAAGCCAAAAATTTGTACAAGTGTCCTGAATGTGACGAAAGCTTCAGTGATAACTCATACCTTGTTTTGCATCAGAAAACTCATTCTGGAGAGAAAAAGTATAAATGTGGTGACTGTGGGAAGATTTTCAATCATAGAGCCAACCTGAGGACACACAGGAGAATCCATACTGGCGAGAAGCCTTATAAGTGTGCTGAGTGCGGCAGTAGCTTCCGCCAGCACTCACATCTGTCTCGGCACATGAATATCCACATAAAGGAGAAACCCCACACATGTGGCATATGTGGGAGAGGTTTTATGTGGCTCCCAGGATTGTCACAGCATCAGAAAACCCACGCTGCCAAAAAAGCCTATGAATGTACTGACTGCGGTAAATATTTTGGTCAGAAAACAAATCTTGCTTTGCATGAAAGAATGCACACGTCAGCCACCCAGTACCAGTGCACTCAGTGTGTGAAGTGCTTCGGGCAGTCCTCACACCTTGTCCTCCCTGAGCAGGGCCATGCAGATGACTCTGAACACTGCAGTGACTGTGGGGAAAATATGCTTTTGTTCTCAAAATTTAAACCTTTAAAATGTCCTGAGTGTGCGAAGACCTTCCTTCGTGTCTCTGAGCTTATTTCCCATCAGAGCATTCATAGAGGGGAAAAGCCCCATAAATGCAAAACATGggcaaaaagttttattttggacTCAGAGCTTGCATGCCACCAGAAGAACCACACAGGAGAGGAACCTTTTAAATGTACCATGTGTGGGGAAAATTTCAGGTTGAATATGCATCTCATCGTTCATCAGCAAACCCATACGAAAACCACCATGTAA